The genomic segment CCCGACGACGGCGTGGGCGGCGACGGCGCGTTCTTCCTGCTGCTGGACGAGCCCGAGGTGTACGGGCTGCCGCCGGACCCGCACGTGCCGACACGGGACCTGCCGGCCATGTGGAAGCGGGCGGGACTGGCCGCGCTGACCATGGCCGCGACGGCGGTCGTGGCGTTCGCGGGGAGGCGCGGGTGAGCCCGAAGCGCGGCGGTGGTGGCGGCGACCGGTCGATGGTTCCCCGCGCCGAGTTCCAGTCCTACTACGGCCGTCCAATCGTGCGGCCGCCGGTGTGGACCCACGACATCGCGATCTACCTGTTCACCGGCGGGCTGGCCGCCGGCTCCGCACTGCTCGCCGCGGGCGCGCAGGTCACCGGTGACGTTGCGCTACGCCGTACGGGCCGGGCCGTCACACTGGGGGCGCTCGGGGCCAGCACGTTCTTTCTGATCAAGGACCTGGGCCGGCCGGAACGCTTCCACCACATGCTGCGCGTGGCCAAACCGACGTCGCCGATGTCGGTGGGCACGTGGCTGCTGAGCGCGTTCGGCGGGGCGGCCGCGGTCGCGGCGGCGGCCGAGGTGGCGCCGCTGCTGCCGGCGCGCGGCGTCTTCAAGCTGCTGCCACCGGTCGGGTCGGCCGCGGGCTACGGCGCCGCCGCACTCGCACCCGGCCTGGCCACGTACACGGCCGTGCTCTTCGCCGACACCGCGGTGCCGAGCTGGAACGCCGTCCACCCGGACCTGCCGTTCATGTTCGCCGGGAGTGCGCTGGCCAGCGGGGCCGGCGTGGGCCTGATCGCCGCCCCCGGGCGGCCCGCGCGCCGGATGGCGGTGACCGGCGCGGCCGTCGAACTGGTCGCCGGGC from the Paractinoplanes abujensis genome contains:
- the nrfD gene encoding NrfD/PsrC family molybdoenzyme membrane anchor subunit, with the translated sequence MSPKRGGGGGDRSMVPRAEFQSYYGRPIVRPPVWTHDIAIYLFTGGLAAGSALLAAGAQVTGDVALRRTGRAVTLGALGASTFFLIKDLGRPERFHHMLRVAKPTSPMSVGTWLLSAFGGAAAVAAAAEVAPLLPARGVFKLLPPVGSAAGYGAAALAPGLATYTAVLFADTAVPSWNAVHPDLPFMFAGSALASGAGVGLIAAPGRPARRMAVTGAAVELVAGHRVETKYGLLSEPYHTGRPGKMLRAARALTIAGAVGAVVGRRSRVVSALAGASLLAGSLLTRFGVFEAGVDSAKDPRYTVVPQRERLNARSSSPAAPEPSPRTEKS